From one Methylomonas paludis genomic stretch:
- a CDS encoding nucleotidyltransferase domain-containing protein — MPAFGLSDNTLALIHRILAEFPDVETAILYGSRAKGTYRKGSDIDLTLSGANLDQRQLAKIAGKLDESVIPYQVDLSIREQIDNPALLEHIQRVGMLFYER; from the coding sequence ATGCCGGCTTTTGGACTTTCCGATAACACCTTGGCACTGATTCACCGGATTCTTGCCGAATTCCCTGACGTCGAAACGGCTATTTTGTATGGCTCCAGAGCCAAGGGTACTTACCGTAAAGGTTCTGACATTGATTTAACTTTGAGTGGGGCAAATCTGGATCAGCGCCAGTTAGCCAAAATTGCCGGCAAACTCGACGAATCAGTGATTCCTTATCAGGTGGATTTATCGATCAGGGAACAAATTGATAATCCGGCTTTGCTGGAGCATATTCAGCGGGTAGGCATGTTGTTTTATGAGCGGTGA
- a CDS encoding DUF3368 domain-containing protein, with protein sequence MARNVVIDSSPLIGLALVGGLVWLPKLFGQVYLPESVKQEVLPGKKAPGELAIAHAIAEGSVTVWPHLISPTLDIDLDAGETDCINIGLTDPDQVLLIMDERAGRAVAKEKGLRVIGTAAIIGLAKKQGLIPSARAIFEVLHSSDFRISAAVINQVLASVNET encoded by the coding sequence ATGGCACGCAACGTTGTCATAGATTCCAGCCCCTTAATTGGCTTGGCGCTGGTTGGTGGCTTAGTCTGGCTACCAAAATTGTTTGGTCAGGTTTACTTGCCGGAATCGGTAAAACAGGAAGTTTTGCCTGGCAAAAAAGCGCCAGGAGAACTCGCTATCGCACATGCAATTGCCGAAGGTTCGGTAACAGTATGGCCCCATCTTATATCTCCAACATTAGACATCGATCTGGATGCCGGTGAAACAGACTGTATCAATATTGGCTTAACTGATCCCGATCAGGTTTTATTGATCATGGATGAACGTGCAGGCAGGGCCGTAGCCAAGGAAAAAGGACTCCGAGTTATCGGAACAGCTGCCATTATCGGTTTGGCTAAAAAACAAGGATTGATTCCATCGGCGCGGGCAATTTTTGAAGTATTGCACAGCTCAGACTTCCGAATTTCGGCGGCTGTAATCAATCAGGTATTGGCCAGTGTGAATGAAACATAA
- a CDS encoding carbonic anhydrase produces the protein MKSIFKALLLLGLNGLLVNNIYAEGHNDSASSEQSQIHAAVTHVLKANHNFVDRHKSDYFLPFVKGQKPKATVVTCADSRVHSHAIDPHPDGDLFMVRDIGNQVATAKGSIEYGIRHLHTPLLLIVGHSMCGAVRAAMTDYSKLEPAIKDDLSTIHVSKGNPEDLVQVKDAVEANVNQQVAFAVKLFQPELEQGKLIIIGSVYDFRNDYKNGSGRLVFTNVNGETEPQKIKQSLTFSKGVVTK, from the coding sequence ATGAAATCAATATTTAAAGCACTTCTCTTGTTAGGCCTTAACGGTTTACTGGTGAACAACATATATGCAGAAGGCCATAACGATTCGGCAAGCAGCGAACAAAGCCAAATTCATGCCGCTGTTACTCATGTGCTAAAAGCAAACCACAATTTTGTTGACCGGCACAAATCCGATTATTTTCTGCCCTTTGTCAAAGGTCAAAAACCCAAAGCAACAGTAGTAACATGTGCAGATTCAAGAGTTCACTCCCATGCGATTGATCCGCATCCAGATGGCGATTTGTTCATGGTTCGGGATATTGGTAATCAGGTTGCTACTGCAAAAGGTTCAATTGAATATGGCATCCGCCATCTGCATACCCCATTGTTATTAATAGTAGGCCATTCAATGTGCGGTGCCGTGAGAGCGGCCATGACAGATTATTCCAAGCTGGAACCCGCTATCAAAGATGACCTGAGTACTATTCACGTGTCCAAAGGCAATCCAGAAGACCTAGTCCAGGTCAAAGATGCCGTGGAAGCTAATGTCAACCAACAAGTCGCATTTGCTGTAAAGCTATTTCAACCTGAGTTGGAGCAGGGCAAGCTAATCATTATCGGCTCAGTCTATGATTTTCGTAACGATTATAAAAATGGCTCTGGTAGGCTTGTTTTTACCAACGTCAATGGTGAGACTGAGCCACAAAAAATAAAGCAAAGCCTTACCTTTTCAAAAGGTGTAGTGACAAAATAA
- a CDS encoding DUF433 domain-containing protein, with translation MRIRVSDILQMLGEGVSSDEILLDFPVLEIQDIQACLLYAARRANLERLAA, from the coding sequence ATGAGAATCCGGGTCAGTGATATTTTGCAAATGCTCGGCGAAGGCGTCAGTAGTGACGAAATTTTACTGGATTTTCCAGTCCTTGAAATACAAGACATCCAAGCTTGCTTATTGTACGCGGCTCGCCGTGCAAATTTGGAAAGATTAGCCGCATGA
- a CDS encoding IS4 family transposase, whose amino-acid sequence MDLNDGLRAILKDHVSWSKRRLDCFIGLLLALIQSRHMNLTQLAVNFGGQATLKSRYRRLQRFFQTVVFDYDAVAHLIMQLFDFKGQSYYLTLDRTNWKWGKANLNILTLAIAYKGMAVPVYWLVLNKQGNSNQRERIALLQRFIRQFGRHGIQGVLADREFIGDQWWQWLTDHTIPYLIRMKDNQLLTNRRHAGKPVQALFRDLKVGEQRVLRKRQRIGDQWVWLNALKLETNELLVLASNRRLAQAIQVYGQRWQIENLFQCLKGRGFHLEETRLTRLTRLTRYYRIKKVMALQAIAFCWAHKVGEWKHRAVKPLTIKQHGRPECSLFRYGLDELNNFLLKTVKSADEMLRFWILFLCPPTMIDYDRSRSGKITLRI is encoded by the coding sequence ATGGACTTAAACGATGGGCTTAGAGCGATTTTAAAAGACCATGTGTCTTGGAGCAAGCGCCGTTTAGATTGTTTTATCGGTCTGTTACTGGCGTTAATCCAATCCAGGCACATGAATTTAACGCAATTAGCGGTGAATTTTGGTGGACAGGCGACCTTAAAGTCCCGGTACAGGCGGCTTCAGCGTTTTTTTCAAACCGTTGTTTTTGATTATGACGCCGTGGCGCATCTGATCATGCAGTTGTTTGATTTTAAGGGCCAGTCGTATTATTTGACTCTGGATCGCACTAACTGGAAATGGGGAAAGGCCAATCTGAATATCCTCACCCTGGCGATTGCTTATAAAGGCATGGCGGTGCCGGTGTACTGGTTGGTGTTGAATAAGCAGGGTAACTCCAATCAGCGTGAACGAATCGCCTTATTGCAACGCTTCATCCGGCAGTTTGGTCGGCATGGCATTCAAGGCGTATTGGCTGACCGGGAGTTTATTGGCGATCAGTGGTGGCAATGGTTAACAGACCATACCATTCCGTATTTGATTCGGATGAAAGACAATCAGTTACTGACCAATCGCCGCCACGCCGGAAAGCCCGTTCAAGCCCTATTCCGGGATTTAAAGGTGGGCGAGCAGCGCGTACTGAGGAAAAGACAGCGCATTGGCGATCAGTGGGTTTGGTTGAACGCCTTAAAATTAGAGACCAACGAGCTATTAGTGTTGGCCAGTAACCGGCGCTTGGCTCAGGCGATTCAAGTTTACGGCCAGCGCTGGCAAATTGAAAACCTGTTCCAATGCTTGAAAGGGCGCGGCTTCCATTTAGAAGAGACCCGGCTGACCCGGCTGACCCGGCTGACCCGGTATTATCGGATTAAGAAAGTCATGGCGCTCCAAGCCATTGCTTTTTGCTGGGCCCATAAAGTCGGGGAATGGAAACATCGAGCCGTTAAGCCGTTAACCATCAAACAACACGGTCGCCCGGAATGTAGCTTGTTTCGTTATGGGCTAGACGAGCTGAATAACTTTTTGTTGAAAACGGTTAAATCGGCTGATGAGATGCTTCGATTCTGGATTTTGTTTTTATGTCCGCCGACTATGATCGATTATGACCGAAGTCGGTCTGGGAAAATAACCCTCAGAATTTAA
- a CDS encoding nucleotidyltransferase substrate binding protein, whose protein sequence is MSDTDIRWKQRFDNFNRALHQLRLAVELSQQRPLSDLERQGIIQGFEIVHELAWNVLKDFLEYEGIQGIVGSRSAVREAFKRGLIDDGETWMDMIEKCNLSSHTYNLEIAATLTTAIIDSYYPVFLALQQDMQQKL, encoded by the coding sequence ATGTCTGATACCGATATTCGCTGGAAACAACGCTTCGACAATTTTAACCGCGCCTTGCATCAGCTTAGGCTGGCGGTTGAATTATCACAACAACGTCCGTTATCCGACCTGGAAAGACAGGGCATTATCCAAGGCTTCGAAATTGTTCACGAATTGGCCTGGAATGTATTAAAGGACTTCCTTGAATACGAAGGCATACAAGGTATTGTTGGCTCCCGAAGCGCTGTGCGTGAGGCTTTTAAACGCGGCTTGATTGATGATGGCGAAACCTGGATGGACATGATCGAAAAGTGCAATCTTTCCAGCCACACCTATAACCTGGAGATAGCAGCAACGCTAACGACTGCCATCATCGACAGTTACTACCCGGTTTTTCTTGCCCTGCAACAAGACATGCAACAAAAACTTTGA
- a CDS encoding UPF0175 family protein: MKTVNVSGLKNNPSEALRMAHEDMVLVMNRNEPDAVMVGLKSAKIIGMPGVRKALATALFKDGNLSLARSAKLADMPLASFMAHVSRLGIPVVDQTAEEVQQDLDTLDQWLSQA, from the coding sequence ATGAAAACCGTCAATGTCAGTGGTTTAAAAAATAACCCTAGTGAAGCGTTACGGATGGCGCATGAAGACATGGTGTTGGTCATGAATAGAAACGAGCCCGATGCAGTAATGGTGGGGCTCAAATCCGCCAAAATAATCGGCATGCCGGGTGTGCGCAAAGCCTTGGCAACCGCCTTGTTTAAAGATGGCAACTTGTCCCTCGCTCGATCCGCAAAACTCGCTGATATGCCGTTAGCCAGTTTCATGGCTCACGTTTCGCGTTTAGGCATTCCGGTCGTCGATCAAACCGCCGAGGAAGTGCAGCAGGATTTAGATACCCTGGACCAATGGCTTAGCCAAGCTTAA
- a CDS encoding anti-phage-associated DUF3780 domain-containing protein yields MATRKKETAQTIVHPTLGFGVPATSDPHHFIVEIPRTNTGGVSIVENLGMQTHDHSQSLIVRVVLERTRWTAIRGEVQRAFNARLKERNLKTSTWKVGPNPVDRLLGKELCVLAWAVEGMEFDHIPIAVRNWLALRPEERWWLFGMTAITTGGINDGNKGWRLALRHALGDVAQHEIFKPRQPQSKIQSTEKDTAQGTVSLFDFE; encoded by the coding sequence ATGGCCACACGTAAAAAAGAAACTGCGCAAACGATTGTCCATCCAACGTTAGGTTTTGGTGTACCTGCAACCAGCGATCCTCATCATTTTATTGTTGAGATTCCGCGCACCAATACCGGCGGTGTCAGCATTGTCGAAAATTTGGGCATGCAAACTCATGATCATTCACAGAGTTTGATTGTGCGTGTCGTATTGGAGCGCACGCGCTGGACTGCCATCCGTGGCGAGGTGCAACGTGCGTTTAATGCGCGCCTGAAAGAGCGCAATCTAAAAACCTCAACCTGGAAAGTCGGCCCAAATCCAGTCGACCGCTTATTAGGTAAAGAGTTATGCGTATTGGCATGGGCAGTGGAAGGCATGGAATTCGATCATATCCCCATCGCCGTTCGTAATTGGCTGGCCTTACGCCCGGAAGAGCGCTGGTGGTTATTCGGTATGACGGCGATTACCACGGGTGGCATCAATGATGGCAACAAAGGTTGGCGACTGGCTTTGCGTCATGCTTTGGGCGATGTTGCCCAACACGAAATTTTCAAACCTCGTCAGCCTCAATCCAAAATACAATCAACCGAGAAAGACACGGCGCAAGGCACTGTCAGTTTGTTCGATTTTGAATAA
- a CDS encoding cytochrome b/b6 domain-containing protein, translating into MNTQDSVKVWDLPLRIFHWLLVAGFVIAYVTEEDLLTLHVWAGYLVSGLLIFRLAWGFLGNQYAKFNGFLVKPAESINYVKDLIAFKAKRYLGHNPAGAAMIVLLLISLVMTTLTGFAVYGADQTAGPLASIGADNEELWEELHEFFANFTLVLVFVHVAGVAVESYIHRENLAKAMVNGYKKLTTDSSKNRPD; encoded by the coding sequence ATGAACACTCAAGACTCAGTTAAAGTTTGGGATCTGCCGCTAAGGATTTTCCATTGGCTGCTGGTTGCCGGATTTGTTATTGCCTATGTGACTGAAGAGGATTTATTGACGCTGCATGTCTGGGCGGGTTATCTGGTGTCGGGGCTTTTAATCTTTCGCCTTGCCTGGGGCTTTTTGGGTAATCAGTATGCCAAGTTTAACGGTTTTCTGGTCAAGCCTGCGGAGTCGATTAATTATGTTAAGGATTTGATTGCTTTTAAAGCAAAACGCTACTTGGGACATAATCCAGCCGGGGCCGCGATGATTGTCTTATTATTGATCAGTTTGGTGATGACGACCTTAACGGGCTTTGCTGTTTACGGTGCAGATCAAACGGCAGGCCCACTGGCCAGCATTGGGGCTGATAATGAAGAACTGTGGGAGGAATTGCATGAGTTTTTTGCTAACTTCACGCTAGTATTGGTTTTTGTGCATGTTGCCGGTGTGGCCGTTGAAAGTTATATTCATCGGGAAAATTTGGCCAAGGCCATGGTTAATGGCTATAAAAAATTAACGACGGATTCCAGTAAAAATAGGCCCGATTGA
- a CDS encoding TOBE domain-containing protein translates to MKTSARNQFSGVIKEVVIGSVNAEVILELSGGELIVAAVTKESVESLGIKTGISAIALVKAPQIIVVSDFGGYKISARNQLSGTISRVTPGAVNSEVDIELKGGQKVAATVTVDSINTLGLQKGQTVTAVFKAGAVLLAIPA, encoded by the coding sequence ATGAAAACCAGTGCACGCAATCAATTTAGTGGCGTTATCAAAGAAGTCGTGATTGGCTCTGTTAACGCAGAAGTCATTTTAGAATTAAGCGGTGGCGAGTTGATCGTGGCAGCCGTTACCAAGGAATCCGTGGAATCGCTGGGTATCAAAACAGGGATTAGCGCGATTGCGCTGGTAAAGGCACCACAAATTATCGTGGTTTCTGATTTTGGCGGTTACAAGATATCGGCAAGAAACCAATTGTCCGGCACTATTTCCAGGGTTACCCCCGGTGCAGTGAATTCGGAAGTGGATATTGAATTAAAAGGTGGCCAAAAAGTGGCTGCTACCGTCACTGTGGACAGCATTAATACTTTGGGTTTACAAAAGGGTCAGACCGTGACTGCGGTGTTTAAAGCCGGCGCGGTTTTACTGGCCATCCCGGCTTAA
- a CDS encoding TOBE domain-containing protein, which yields MAKTENSSSCVQGEIRLATVLDQSIFDLMRAIDGCGSINQAAKQLGLSYKSAWTIIERANNQSAKTLITSETGGVKGGGTSLTPAGRILLNLFTKLEAQHQQFLLQLNQTVEADAEVLMLLKPLNIKTSAANQMFGVVTQLSKGPVHTEVLVKLKGGAKVCASLSHTEAEALALEPSSEVLALINQNEISLFVGPEKWRFSARNQLLGIISRVHLDEVNAEIVIYLAGGDSFSALVTRHSALNMGLKPGMQCRAIFKSNAILLARLG from the coding sequence ATGGCAAAAACCGAAAATTCATCTTCATGTGTGCAAGGCGAAATTCGTCTGGCCACCGTACTAGATCAGAGCATTTTTGATTTGATGCGGGCTATCGACGGTTGTGGCTCCATCAATCAGGCAGCCAAACAGCTGGGTTTAAGCTATAAAAGTGCCTGGACTATTATTGAACGGGCCAACAATCAATCAGCCAAGACCCTGATCACATCAGAAACCGGAGGCGTTAAAGGGGGGGGCACCAGTCTCACTCCAGCAGGCCGCATTCTGCTTAATCTGTTTACCAAACTCGAAGCGCAGCATCAGCAGTTTTTGTTACAGCTTAATCAAACCGTAGAAGCCGATGCCGAAGTATTAATGCTGTTGAAGCCCTTAAACATCAAAACCAGTGCAGCCAACCAGATGTTCGGTGTGGTTACCCAATTAAGCAAGGGGCCGGTTCATACCGAAGTGCTGGTAAAACTTAAAGGCGGCGCCAAGGTTTGCGCCAGTCTCAGCCATACCGAAGCGGAGGCTTTAGCGCTTGAACCGAGTAGTGAAGTGTTAGCCTTAATCAATCAAAATGAAATCAGCCTGTTTGTCGGCCCGGAAAAATGGCGTTTTTCCGCCAGAAATCAGCTCTTAGGGATTATCAGTCGGGTGCATCTGGATGAAGTTAATGCCGAAATCGTCATCTACCTGGCAGGCGGTGACAGCTTTAGTGCGCTGGTTACTCGGCACAGTGCCTTAAACATGGGCCTAAAGCCAGGAATGCAGTGCCGAGCAATCTTTAAAAGCAATGCAATATTACTGGCCAGGCTTGGCTAG
- a CDS encoding DUF5615 family PIN-like protein, protein MIFWIDAQLPPRLANWLIQTFNEAYALRDLNLRDAEDEQIFHTARRPGIVIISKDSDFVEMVLRLGSPPQLLWVTCGNVTNTRLENLLLKVFPRAQELLSQGESIVELTDLDSNQYKNH, encoded by the coding sequence ATGATTTTTTGGATTGACGCACAACTGCCTCCTAGGCTTGCAAACTGGTTGATTCAGACTTTTAATGAGGCCTACGCCTTGCGTGATCTAAATTTACGCGATGCCGAAGACGAACAGATTTTTCATACTGCGCGCCGACCCGGTATCGTCATTATCAGCAAAGACAGTGATTTCGTTGAAATGGTGTTACGTTTGGGCAGTCCTCCCCAATTACTCTGGGTCACCTGCGGCAATGTCACAAATACCAGATTAGAAAACCTGTTGCTAAAAGTATTTCCACGAGCACAAGAATTGCTTTCTCAAGGTGAATCGATAGTTGAGCTAACTGATCTGGATTCTAACCAATATAAAAACCATTAA